One Malania oleifera isolate guangnan ecotype guangnan chromosome 10, ASM2987363v1, whole genome shotgun sequence genomic region harbors:
- the LOC131166035 gene encoding FCS-Like Zinc finger 14-like: protein MADTLGKRKLTLNLSLFANLSDSKSPNVNFDSRDSSKSPRNFEREVVGLGIVAAMNDSKDGSDSIISVKSSRAASLATMSPRSRPIPIVPSSAKPMLEKDDVELSESYTCVISHLGNNSIKKREYFDDKIAGSYGTTILEVNSLSSGVFSESPLSHGKGYPAMVPFQTADFLNSCHLCKKMLHGLDIFMYRGEKAFCSPECRYKQIVNDEHKEKWGLGVMKPLDYYASPCSSPMMFFAGVAAA from the exons ATGGCGGATACCTTGGGAAAGAGGAAACTTACCCTCAATCTTTCCCTTTTCGCCAATTTATCAGATTCGAAATCTCCGAATGTGAATTTCGATTCGAGAGATTCATCGAAATCTCCGAGAAATTTTGAGAGAGAGGTCGTTGGGCTTGGAATTGTGGCCGCCATGAACGATTCCAAGGATGGCTCCGATTCAATTATCTCTGTTAAATCTAGCAGAGCCGCTAGTTTGGCGACGATGTCGCCGAGATCACGGCCTATACCCATCGTTCCTTCCTCCGCTAAACCCATGCTGGAGAAGGATGATGTGGAGTTATCCGAGAGTTATACTTGTGTGATCTCGCATCTTGGGAATAATTCGATCAAGAAGCGGGAGTACTTTGACGATAAGATTGCTGGGTCTTATGGGACTACAATTCTTGAGGTGAATTCACTGAGTTCTGGAGTTTTCTCCGAGTCCCCACTGAGTCATGGCAAGGGCTACCCAGCGATGGTGCCGTTCCAGACCGCGGATTTCCTGAATTCCTGCCATCTTTGCAAAAAAATGCTTCATGGACTGGACATTTTCATGTACAG GGGTGAGAAAGCATTTTGTAGTCCAGAGTGCCGATACAAGCAGATTGTGAATGATGAACACAAAGAGAAATGGGGGCTGGGAGTAATGAAACCGCTGGATTACTATGCGTCTCCCTGCTCCAGTCCGATGATGTTTTTTGCCGGGGTTGCTGCAGCATAA